The window GATCCAGGtttttatgattatttgttcaatttcgtattttttttttctttatgtcaTACTTcatctgtctcacaaagatAGATGTTTTGAcactttcacacatattaagaaaaattttagtttttatttataaattaatttataattactttttggtagagagagaaaatataaaccaataacaattcaaaaaatttaaatattttcaatgattacttttgaagtttacaaagcatcaatctttgtgggacaaaaaaatatcctaaaacatcaatctttgtgaaacagagggagtattaaatTTTCTCTGATTTTACATGATATAAAAGTCTCGGCATGCAAATTAACGCCATTGATGAAGGTAACGAGTAATACCTCCAATCTCAATCTTTTGTGTGTTATTCAAATGTCTATGTAGATGATTTGACTGATTGAAAGATTAGCTGATTTGCATTATACTGTTTTGTATTCAATAtaacgttttaaaaaaatagctGACTTTTGTATGCTGTCTCCCAATTTCTATAACACCAAACCCAATGCACATATTCATTTGAGTGTCTATATCTTTTAATAATACTAAagataatacaaattttttcacATCCTTCAACTTTTGTCCTCCCATTAGTCACTCTTGGGTGtctaatcttttattaaaaaaatgtttaaaagtatattttataatgtcaTAAATgttagttatataatttatgcaatattaaaaaaaataaaactagtagtagaatacatttattaaaatatatatatattacattaaaaaaactttaaaacatatattacaatcCTAAAAAAACCACAAACTTAAAACtgaatacaataattaaaaaaaacatagaatgatagaaacatatgaaagcattatgaataacataattaGCATCGGTCTAATATTGAGTTGTgccaaatttttgccagatatgtTCAACCAAATCAGCTTTAAGCCGTCGATGTTTCGTTGTATCACGAACTTGATTCCAAGCGCCCATCACATCGTCGAGATTGTTAATCCTATCTGTAGAATATGTTAAATCGACATGTGAAGTCCGACTTCCTTCTCGTTGATGGAATTCTGCTGTATTGGACAGGTTGTATCCATCTCGCTCAtcttctactatcatattgtgcaatatgatacatgctcGCATTATCTTTCCTATTTTTGCCTTATCCAAAAAAAGTGCAGGATTTTTAACAATCGCAAAacgagcttgcaagactccaaaagcacgTTCGACATCTTTTCGGGTAGCTTCTTGACACCTTGCAAATAATGATGCTTTGGGGTCTTGTGGAAGTGAAATTGATTGGATGAATGATGCCCATCTCGGATATATACCATCAGTGAGGTAGTAAGCCATATTGTAATGTCGTCCATTGACAAAGTAATCTACTCTCGGAGCTCGACCTTCTAAGATGTCATCAAAAACTGGTGAACGGtcaagaacattgatatcatttaaagTACCTGGAGGACCAAAAATGCATGCCAAATCCAGAGATCTTGCGATGCCACAACCTCTAAAACGATTGTAGGTTTTCCAGATCCACGAGAATACTGTCCTTTCCAAGCtgttggacaattcttccattcccaatgcatacaatcaatGCTTCCgatcatcccgggaaatccgCGGTCCTCTCCTAAATTGAGTAATTGTTGGAGATCCTCTGATGTAGGTCTTCTTAGGTACGTAtcttgaaacaaatatataattcccTCCACAAAATTTTCCAAGCATTGCATTGCGGTGCTATCTGCGAGGTGGAGGTATTCGTCAACTGCATCAGCTGCACAACCATATGCCAAAATACGAATGGCTGCTGTACACTTTTGTAATCCATACAGACCCAACCTTCCTgtagcatctcttctttgttggaAATATGGTACTTCATTGGATAGTGCCTCAACAATACGAATGAACAATGATTTATTCATTCGAAAACGACGACGAAAACTACCAGTAGAGAACGTAGCATTTTcgctgaaataatcattccataaTTGAATATGCCCTTCTTCGTGTTGTCTATCAATATAAGCTCTTGGGCGCCTTGAAGAAGTTGGTTGTTGATCATTGCCATAATCATCTAGGCAATCTTGGAATAGATTGCCAAAATGTTCATCAAAAAATTCATCATACTCATCATCTAAATCTGGGGAAGACATGATAATAAGAAATGAGAGATTTTTTAAGAGAGAGTTGGGatggagaaaatatttaaaacttaagaATAAAGCAGACTGAATATGAGTTTACAAGAGAGTTGGGAAGTAGTCGATTATCGTTTAAGAGAGAGTTGGAAAGTATCCGTTTCTCGTTTgctatatatacaagtttaCTGAACATCAAgtggagaaagaaaaacacaaaaaagttcACGGGCGTTCTGACGGGAAGGTTGAGACACGGGTTTAGTCACGGGAAGGTTGTTGTTCTCTTGTTGTTCTCTTGTTGTACTCTTGTGCCGACTTGAGCTCACGAGTTTAGTCACGGGAAGAGCAGAATCGAAGACAAGAGACTTGATGTTCTCTTGTGCCGACTTGAGATCACAAGGAAACCTGCTAACAACACATGAGAAaagatttaaaacaaacaacaatgaaaaaaagagagtccTGCGAAACACAAACATTGATTTAGTCGATTCATCAACGATACATAAACATTCACTAAACATACTTTAAACGTTGATTACAACGATTcatacaaaaaacacaaaacacaaaacacaaactaataacCAACTATCCTAACATCTCATCAGTTAGCTTCTTTCTCATCAATTAGCTTCTTTCTCAGATTGAATTCAGCCTCGGACAGATCAGTTTTGTTGACTAGACTCGCTAGAAGTCGTTGCTTGGAAATTCGTTCTCTCGCAGCTATTTCTCACTCTCTGATCTCCCACGCCTTCTCTAACTTTTGTAGAGAATTACCCTCAGTTTTTGTACCACCACCATTGTTCTTTGCTTTCCTTTTGGATGCCTTAACACCTGGAGGGCGTTCATTAGCTTCTTCCTCAAGACGAGAAGTTGTATTTGAGCTGGAGGAATATGTGCCACTCACATCAAGCTTTGTTCGTTTGGTGTTTTCAGGTCCTCTCAAAGCATTCGAAGAACACCACTTCTGCTCATGACGAAGAAGCCTCCAAGCATGCTCTAgggagaacttcattttctgatCATTGACGTACAACTCGTTTGCCATTTGGAGAACATCATCTTCTGGCTAGCCACTGGTTCTCCGACTCGAAGCTTGGTTGTAAGCTCCTACAAACTTGTTGACagtctcatttatttttttccacctCTGCTTACATTGAATGGCCCCTCTCTTTGGTTTACCCGCTACTGCTTCACTCGTTCCATAGTAGTACGCAATACGCTCCCAAAAGGAACCACCCTTTTGCCTCCTCCTAGAATGATTGCAGCCACATTATTTGGATCTGCTCTCCTTCTCTCGAACATAGAAGACTATGCTTtctgataaacaaaaacatgaatccaaatcaaatataGGCAATCAATAAAATAAGTTCCTCAGAAATAAGTATAGGCAATCAATAAAACAAGTTCCTCAAAAATTTTCACTACCTTGGCTTCGTAGAAGCAATCACTGTGGTTGGCTAAgactctctctccatcttcgaATTGAccagaaggaggaggaagaattAGAAGAGGCAAGTCTTCTCCGTCGCAATCGTTATTGTACGAACACAAGAACCAAAAACCCCAAACACAGACAGATAAAATGATTAAGAAGTTGTgaaaaaaatcatgaaccacGGAAATAAATCTTGCATGTCGCGATCTATAATGAATACAGCTAACACATGATACAACCACAAATGTTAACCCTTAACCGAATCATTCTCCAAAACAAGGGAAATCTAAAGCATATTCTCAGGAAATTTTTCAAAAGCTCAAAAGCAGAATCAAAGCGTTAATACCTAAATCGGTACCTGAAATTGCTTAAGCTGGCACGACGGAGTAAAACGGCGGTGTCAGAGAAACGGAGAGTAAACGTCGCCCGGAAAATCGCTGAAGATGCGGAGAGATTCGCCGAAAAAGACGAAGAGAGAAggtattgttttgattttgtgtttttctcgTGTCGATTTGGTCgagggaaagaagaaaagattaaaaaaaaaataataataaaacaaaactaaaccaataaaaaccGGACACATGTCAGGTTTCTGTCTATCTAAACGGATGGCTGCAGAGAGCTGTATCTCTCAAAAATGAGgattaaaatttttctttttttttcttatattactaaaaaaatcaaagacatCCAAGGAGTTGTGCAATGGGTTTGCTCTAACACCCATATGTGTCCTCCGTCTAAGTTCTAATTATATGTTTCTATCTTCGAGGTGGGTCATGGGTGATTACCGGCTACATCAATTAAGACAAATCAATAGTGTGGATTAAGGGTAAAGAGGATTAGAAGAAGATCCTCCTCACTGAAGACAAGTAGCCAAACCTGGAGAACAacggtatatatatatggtgataTGATGACCAAAACGTAATTCAAACGTTCaagcagtatatatatatggtgataTGATGTATACAGAGGAGGAAGGACGAAGACAATTGTTGCATACAATAAAATGCATacaataaaatagttttttccttttaatagttTTGTCTGTACTTAGTTACTTTGTGTAAATATatttcatgtttgtttttcttttagtaaaTACGCTTTCCACCAAATGtaattgtttctatttttttcccgTACGAAGTATGGGTGTATAACtagtaaaaataaacaaagaaggaagaagagaaaaccaaTCGACGGTGAAGTGTGGAGATGTTGTTGTCCACGAGTCCACGTGCTCAAAAGATTCATCAAACCCATGCATCGTCACATCCAAAAAAAGGTCGGACTTAATCTGGAGTAAATGAGCATCATATCAAGGTATTCATGCATCGAGCTTGAACTTTTGAGTAACCGAGAGATGTTctttgaaaccaaaattttcttaaacgttttttttttctggtaattaattattttacttatattttatttattacaggATGATTCGCTAAaaacagttttttcttttcatagcGGAGGTTTTTGGCGcatcttattttaattttatcttcttgtttagttttttcaaagattatttttgttaagtaCTGATTATATATAGTTGCTTATttgcataataattttttattatttttatccatacaaaaataagaagttaattttttataatgaaaatagTCTTATcttcaaataatatttaaaacttttaattcaaatatacaatataacttaaaaaatactaaaatttgttaatgacatttttttcttcattaaatATAATTCTATATTGGTAACaactataatattatttctattaaaaattatatttgtatttccaCCATTCCATAAATTAATGTATTCAatcaacatattttaaaaataattttcttatgcatttttttattatgtagatttttgttttagctaatttttttttacatattatgcaattgaataatattaaaatatttatgtctATAGATGGAATCGTCGTATGCGCAGATTCATTCTACTGTCTATAATGATATAATGAGCTAACTACTGacctatattatttttcttacatttaaatttataactCTGTTCTGCTCATTATAAGTGGTTTATGCCCGACCCGACCGATCCCTATTGGTGGTGACAATAAACATGTTTAAACTACGTGGAACAACCTAGGTCCCGAATCTCCTGACCAGGTTAGTGTTTACTACTATATCAATATCAAAGTTTAATAAATTAGGCCCTGAGAAGAAACATGACTACGCGATGTTTAAATATACATTCGAGTAGACGAGATGATACTAAGCTCAAAAATGACATGAAGTAAATTGGGACAATTCATTTATAAAG is drawn from Camelina sativa cultivar DH55 chromosome 8, Cs, whole genome shotgun sequence and contains these coding sequences:
- the LOC104709189 gene encoding uncharacterized protein LOC104709189, yielding MANELYVNDQKMKFSLEHAWRLLRHEQKWCSSNALRGPENTKRTKLDVSGTYSSSSNTTSRLEEEANERPPGVKASKRKAKNNGGGTKTEGNSLQKLEKAWEIREFPCDLKSAQENIKSLVFDSALPVTKLVSSSRHKSTTREQQENNNLPVTKPVSQPSRQNAHLDDEYDEFFDEHFGNLFQDCLDDYGNDQQPTSSRRPRAYIDRQHEEGHIQLWNDYFSENATFSTGSFRRRFRMNKSLFIRIVEALSNEVPYFQQRRDATGRLGLYGLQKCTAAIRILAYGCAADAVDEYLHLADSTAMQCLENFVEGIIYLFQDTYLRRPTSEDLQQLLNLGEDRGFPGMIGSIDCMHWEWKNCPTAWKGQYSRTLNDINVLDRSPVFDDILEGRAPRVDYFVNGRHYNMAYYLTDGIYPRWASFIQSISLPQDPKASLFARCQEATRKDVERAFGVLQARFAIVKNPALFLDKAKIGKIMRACIILHNMIVEDERDGYNLSNTAEFHQREGSRTSHVDLTYSTDRINNLDDVMGAWNQVRDTTKHRRLKADLVEHIWQKFGTTQY